The sequence below is a genomic window from Planctomycetota bacterium.
GAGGCTGGCGATGTCGTCCTGGTCGACGTTGCCGTCGCGGTTGAAGTCAGGATCAACCGGGGAGCAGCTCGGGTCGCCCGCGACGACCTGCGAGATGCAGGCGATGTCGTCCTGGTCGACGTTGCCGTCCTGGTTGAAGTCGGGGTCGCAGGGCGGGGTCACGGTGCCGCCCAGGCCCTCGTACGGGATGTACGCGAAGCAGAACGCGATCTGGCCGATCGTCGCGGTGGTGAAGTCGAGCCCGGCGACCTCGAACTCGCCGTTGGGGCCGGCCTCGACCGCGATCGGACGCCCGGCGTCCATGGAGGTGACGAGCAGCACGCCGTCGGTGCGGGCGTCGACGCCCGGGATGGTGACCGTGGTCACCGGGAAGCCGTTGGTGTCCGTCCCGGTGGCGACGGTGAAGTTGTTGGTGCCGCTGAGAACCGTGGCGGCGTTGCTGACCTGGCCCGCGACGAAGTTCGGGAAGGCGTTGTAGGGCAGATAGACGTAGCCGTACTCGCCGGAGGTGGTGACCGGGCCGCCCGCGACGACCGTGCCGCCCTGGTCATCGGCGTAGGTGAGCTGGAGGTTCCAGTCCCCCCCGCTCGTCGTAGCGGTCACAAAGCGGTTGTTGTTCTGCCAGTTGCAGGCGATCAGCACGCCGTCCGTGGCGGCGTTGCCGCCGACCGTCACCACGCCCGTGCCCGCGTCGGTCACCACGCCCGCGTCCTGGTTCAGCCCGCGCGACGCGGGGAAGAACGCGACGTTGAAGTTGCTGTTGATCTCGGGGTTCGTGCCCAGCCCGGCGACGTGCCCGCGCACCTCGCCGGCGTCAAAGCCGATGGTCGCCCAGCCCGAGAGCCCGCCGGTGACGCTGTTGTCACGGAAGAACTCGCTGCTCACCGGCATCATCACGCCTTCGCGCGTGTCCAGCGTCGGCCCGCCGCTGTTGGGCCCGAGGTTGCGGGCCGCCAGGCGCGCCTGCAGCCACCCGATGCCGTAATCGCCCCGGTTGGGCCCGTAGCACTCGAGCGCGTCGGAGCCCGCCGAGCGGACGGTGTCCATATCGCCCAGCCCGTTGGCGGCGGTGATCTCCGTGGTCACGAACCGCGCCGACACGATGTCGTTCTCACGCGCCTCGTACCAGCGGCTGGGGGTCCCCGGCTGGATGTTCACCCCGTTCTTGAAGAACGCGAAGTGGAAGACCACGTCCGACGCCGACAGGTCCTGCAGCTGCATGCCCGCGGGCAGGGGCTCGGTGTCGTACGTCTCGAGGATCCACGAGTCGCCGTCCGGGCGGACCGTCACCGGGTTGTCGATCGTCGTGCCCGAGAGTTCGCTGTGCGGGCACGCGATCATCGTGCCCGTGCTGGGCGACTCGCCGGGGATGGTGATGCGGTAGGTGCCGTTGGTGGTGAGCGGATCGACCAGCTCGATCGTGAAGTCGCCCTGGCGGAAGAGGGGCTTTCCCGCGCCCGAGAACGAGGCCATCGTGACGCCCGCCGTGCCCTCGGGGATGAACACGAACGCGACCGGGTCGTTCTCCCCGCCGCTCTCCGACGAGATGTTCATGCAGTGCAGCACCGCCGTGCCGTCGTAGTTCGCGAAGACATCGCCCCGGTTGTCCTCGTTCTTGGCGCCGCACACCAGCACCAGGCCGTCGCGGCGCAGGTCAACGCCCTCGGCCGAGAGCATGTAGTGCCCGTTCGCCAGCCCGCCCAGCGTGAAGTCGAGCACCTCGATGCCCGTGCCCGTGTAGTTCGCCTCCTGGCGGATCTGCAAGCCCGGCGTCCCCACGAACGTCTGGAGCCCCGCGTTGTTCGCCGCGTTGTACAGCGCCGCCGTCAGCCAGCCGTCGGCGACGGGGAAGTACGCCAGCGACGTGTTGATGTTCACCTCGGTGCCCGCCAGCGGCGGGCGGAAGATCGCGACAAAGTACTTGTCCGTCGTCGCGCTCGGGGCCGCCATCGCGGTCCCGATGTACGCCTCGGTCACCGAGGGCTCGACGCGGTACGACTCGTTCACGCCGAGCATGAGCACGCCGCTCGTGTCGTCGGCGCCGGTGAAGAAGTTCACGAAGTAGTCGCCGCGGCTGTTCGCGTTCGCCGGGTCGCCCGCGATCGGCGCCCACGGGCCGTGCCCGCCGACGCGCGTCGTCGTCACCGACGCCTCGGTGTTGCCCGCGTCGTTCTCGACGACGTTGAGATACCCGTGCTGGACCTGCGCGAGCGCCTGCCCGGCGCACACCGCCAACGCCAGCGCCGCCGACATACGAACGAACGTCTTCATGAGGTCTCTCCTTCCGATGACTCTTCGCCACCCATTGCACACATGCACACGACGTAAGAACAACGCGTCCCGCCTCGCCCCGTGGCGCATGCGGGCGTCATGGCCTAGATATCCGGCGCCGAGTACCACGGCAGCGGCACGCTCCGCGATGTCCCGTACTTCTGCACCAGCTGCGCCTTCTTGTTCTGCGCCTCCGCCCGGCTGATCGTCGACACGTGCCCGTCCGTCCACGCCACGTTGCACGCGTCGTTGTGACGGAGGTACTCGACGATCCACTGCTTCGCTTCCGCCGCCGGCAGCTCGGCCGTCCACTGGTCGAGCTGCACCAGCGTGTCGCCGTTGCCGTCCATCATCACCTCGGACCCGTCCTGCATCATGATGATCTTCGACGGGAACTCGATGTTGTACAGCGGTCGCGGCACGCGGCGCGAGCCCTTGCGCTCGAAGAACGTCTTGCCGACCGTCTCCGGCACGCCGTCGAAGCTCGGCGTCACGCCGTTGAAGCAGTACGACGAGTACGTCGCGTACGGGTCGTGCGCGTACGTCCCGCGGAACGCCGGCAGGCTGTACCGTGCCTCCGGGCATCGCGTCGCACGCCACGACGACAGCGACGTCGCCGTCCCGATCCCGTCCAGGGGCGAGTAGTACGACTCGAGGATCGTCTCCCCCAGGAACGGGTCGTACAGCGACGCCCAGTACGCCTGCGCGCTGTCCACCGCGTTCCCGTTCGGGTCGATCGTGTACGGGCGGGGCAGGTAGTTCCTCCCGCCGAACGCGGGGATGAACCGCAACGCGTTGTTGTCCCACACCGCGTGCCACTTTTCCTTGTACGTCAGCGAATATTGCATCACCGCGCCGTGCACCTGACGCAGGTTGTTGGCGCACACCGTCGCGCGGCCCGATCGCCGAACCTTCCCCAGCGAGGGGAGCAGAATGCTGATGAGCAGCGCGATGATCGCGATGACTACCAGCAGCTCGATGAGAGTGAAGCCCCTCAAACGTGTGGACGTTCGCGCGTGCATGCCGCTCGATTCTCCGTCGGGGCACGCGGGCACAGCGCGGCCGCTCCGACCGGCTGACCATACCCGTGGTGTCGCGTCCTTCCCATCCGCTGCGCGCAAGATCAGGCGCGTTGGGCAACTCTTCGCCCGCCCCTCACGCCGTCATTGCGAATCGTTCAGGGAATGGACGGTCGTTCGGAGAGTTCGCGCAACACAGCCCGTAACTTCCCGTGGCACAACCGACAGATTCTGGCCCGGCACGACCACCGCGCGGCACCACGAGCGACAGAGATCGCACGCCGCGCAGGCTCGCGTGGCCACAGACCCGCGCTGTGGCGGTCACTCTCTCACTCACGCACCCGTTCAGCAACTCACCGGCTCAAGCGCGGGGCTCGCGCATTCACGGGCAGGGCTGGCCGCCGACGACCTGCTCCAGCGCCGCGATGTCGTCCTGGTCGACGTTGCCGTCGCGGTTGAAGTCGGGGTCGATCGCCGAGCACGACGCATCGCCCGCCACCACCTGCGCGAGGCACGCGATGTCGTCCTGGTCGACGTTGCCGTCCTGATTGAAATCCGGCTCGCACGGCGTGCCGAACACGGGCGTCAGTACGAAGATGTAGTTGCACAGCGTCAGGCTGCCCTGGTTCGACAGGAACAGCCGCCCCGTCGCGGGATCGACCGTCAGCGACTCGAGGCTCAGCGTCGAGGGGCACCCGGTGACGTCAAGCCGCGAGACGCCGCCCGGCGTGCCGTCGACCGTCAGAAGTTCCGTGCCGAGCACGTTGCCGTCCACGTCGACCGCCTGCAGGGCCGGGAAGTCGTCGTCGAACGCGACGAACACCACGCCGTCCGGGCGCCGGATCGACGCCGGCAGGAAGGCCGAGTCCGGCGTGTACGCGATGCCCTTGGCCGTGGAGCCGGCCGGTCCGACCGGGAACGAGCCCAGGAAGTCGCCCGTGACCGCGTTCCAGCGCTCGACGCCGGTGATGTCCTGGTTGGTGACGAAGAACTCCCCGCCGCGGACCGAGACGTACGCCACGTCCTCCGCGTTCGTGTTCCGCCCCGAGAAGATCATCGCGCAGGTCGCCGGCGTCGCGAGGCAGCCTGAGCCCGTGGGGAACTCGAGCTGCGTTCCTTCGCTGCCGGCCTGGTACGAGAAGCCGTACAGCAGCCCGTCGCCCTGCAGCGCCAGCACGTTCCCGCCCCCGCCGTGCCCCGCGCCGGGGTTCACGGTGATGCCCGACGGGTTGAGGTCGTACCCGGTCGTGCTGATGGCCTGCACCACGATCGGGCGGAACCCCGCGAACCCCGTGATGTCGCCCGCGGGCGACAGGGCGAACTCGACTTCGATGATCCAGTTCTCCGGCATCCCGAAGCCGACATCATCGATGTCGTCCGCGCTCATCAGCACCTTGTTGTTCCCGACCCAGATGATGCCTTCCGACTCCGTGAACGGCACCGGCGGGTCCATGGGGAACGGGATGTTCGGCAGCAGCACCTGCGCGTAGTCCAGGCGCGTGATCGAGTATTCCTGCCCGAAGAGCGTGATGTTCTGAGCCTGGGCCGTGCCGCAGACCGCCAGCACGAACGCCGCCATGAGTGTGTGACGCATGTCTCTCTCTCCTCAGCGTGTGGGCCTTTCCAGGGGCCCGGAACAGAAACAATCGTTACCAGTTGAGCCCGCTCATCGTGAGCCAGCCCCCGTAGATCTGACCCTCGATGTCGTCGTACACCTGTACCGACCAGCCGTTCGACAGCGTCTGCGGCGTCGAGCCGAAGAGCCCGTCGCGCTTGCCGAAGTCATTCAGCACCCGCACCGATGCGTCCGCGTACCCCATGTTCGCGTA
It includes:
- a CDS encoding prepilin-type N-terminal cleavage/methylation domain-containing protein, with translation MHARTSTRLRGFTLIELLVVIAIIALLISILLPSLGKVRRSGRATVCANNLRQVHGAVMQYSLTYKEKWHAVWDNNALRFIPAFGGRNYLPRPYTIDPNGNAVDSAQAYWASLYDPFLGETILESYYSPLDGIGTATSLSSWRATRCPEARYSLPAFRGTYAHDPYATYSSYCFNGVTPSFDGVPETVGKTFFERKGSRRVPRPLYNIEFPSKIIMMQDGSEVMMDGNGDTLVQLDQWTAELPAAEAKQWIVEYLRHNDACNVAWTDGHVSTISRAEAQNKKAQLVQKYGTSRSVPLPWYSAPDI